A single window of Plasmodium reichenowi strain SY57 chromosome 14, whole genome shotgun sequence DNA harbors:
- a CDS encoding DNA repair helicase, putative, with the protein MIEQKIHKRYKIVKKDDVNHRYTINDIEVFFPYELYDCQYNYMLSVLSALKKRENAILESPTGTGKTLCLLCASISYVVDILEKKGHFNENINISENNKNISLEFGKSNDSVPKKVVVNEFPKIIYASRTHSQLKQVIKELKNVYFIKNNEKYKLLTTILGSRDQLCVHNINYNYKGTLLNNMCKRTRKNGECIYHNGLKYLYKLKHLFTTPMDVETLSEIGKGNSVGQNIHFCPFYATREIQNECHIILLPYNYLFEESTRKILKLNLENSIIIIDEGHNIENVAEEAVSFKLKDTDLNLFLEALKATLTILEKVNEIDKEIKDKINIDELFILNRSINALITWLHNLHLEKNEKKKIKEKHKIYQGKQIFEIFEKNSINITKDNFDNFNNLLTAMIELLNKYTNDFKLSQMDVKNINRFIASIDHVKKAFGILFSDIVKNCIEYFHLYINEEKMNNTDTFNNYNNYNNNNNNYYSGSSNVDSMNFINSGKNYDGMNRFIKKKIAYDNNMSNNNNNNNNSNYYDTFGSNNIYNNNTSNTFNNNNNNNNNSNNTVCKNISLLCFSATASLCGIIKEKINSIIVTSGTLSPIEPFSKQLSGNYFSFKHILENDHVIKSHQLFVGCMTHYNNQILLSTYENRANENYIRSLGNCIFDIIVCIPYGVLIFFSSYSSMTETVNSWKKMKIYDKINTYKTIFVEPNKATDLKDILDQYEILIKKKRKGAILMGVCRGKISEGIDFKDDCCRAVIICGLPYGNVYDSKIIFKKEFLDNFKYKKTDEGPNSSNITSNISKGNKWYNEEAMRSINQSIGRVIRHKNDYGAIFFLDSRFSNNQRIKEISKWVRTHFRIYRDVEQIQSDIDKFFELFKGLNDRLQLQKDQNVNQKSNNAKIMNNNNDNIYDMNNSNTISEGGVAIKENNESIDNTNSNNNNNNNNNNNNNSSTKLIGKNFQDCFIKSDKNKKTNKHDMPQNKFSFNPTKKMKNQPKILSMIQNITKGKNPEKKSIYIDNNNKNENDIENQNNHTINNNNNNNNTLNNKEESNVNNKYSSLKLDNAKILIASFREILSKDIYDKFFELIKETKKKSNEKKYEILINNILELITQNFIRANNEKKKNINMPVEKQKHILFNDIMNAQELIDIWKLLIKLINNFFPVQEKEKCFFILQKRFKESTTDFDELEKYVYNYRLEKIEII; encoded by the coding sequence aTGATTGAACAAAAGATACATAAGAGATACAAAATAGTAAAAAAAGATGATGTGAATCATCGATATACGATTAACGATATAGAAGTATTTTTCCcatatgaattatatgattgtcaatataattatatgcTTAGTGTATTGAGTgctttaaaaaaaagagaaaatgCAATATTAGAATCTCCTACAGGTACAGGGAAAACATTATGTTTGTTATGTGCAAGTATTAGTTATGTTGTAGATATCTTAGAAAAGAAAGGACattttaatgaaaatattaatatcagtgaaaataataaaaacatatcGTTAGAATTTGGAAAAAGTAATGATAGTGTTCCAAAAAAAGTTGTTGTTAATGAATTTCCTAAGATCATATATGCTTCGAGAACACATAGTCAGTTGAAGCAAgtaataaaagaattaaaaaatgtatattttattaaaaataatgagaAATATAAGTTATTAACAACCATATTAGGTTCTCGAGATCAATTATGtgtacataatattaattataattataaaggtacattattaaataatatgtgtAAACGTACAAGGAAAAATGGAGAATGTATTTATCATAACGgtttaaaatatttatataaattaaaacatTTATTTACTACTCCTATGGATGTAGAAACATTAAGCGAAATAGGAAAAGGGAATTCTGTTGGTCAGAATATTCATTTTTGCCCTTTCTATGCTACAAGAGAAATACAAAATGAGTgtcatattattttattaccatataattatttatttgaagAAAGTACAcgtaaaatattaaaattaaacTTAGAGAATagtattataattatagaTGAGGGCCataatattgaaaatgTAGCAGAAGAAGCCgtttcttttaaattaaaagataCAGATTTGAATTTATTTCTAGAAGCTTTAAAAGCTACATTAACCATACTAGAAAAAGTAAATGAAATagataaagaaattaaagataaaattaatattgatgaattatttattttgaataGAAGTATCAATGCTTTAATAACATGGTTACATAATTTACActtagaaaaaaatgaaaaaaaaaaaataaaggaaaaacataaaatatatcaaggaaaacaaatatttgaaattttcgaaaaaaatagtataaatattacaaaagataattttgataattttaataatttattaacaGCTATGAttgaattattaaataaatatacaaatgatTTTAAATTATCTCAAATGGATGTAAAGAATATTAATAGATTTATAGCTAGTATAGATCATGTAAAAAAAGCTTTTGGTATATTATTTAGTGATATAGTAAAAAATTGTAttgaatattttcatttatatataaatgaagaaaagaTGAACAATACAGATACTTTCAACAATTACAACAATtacaacaacaataataataattattatagtGGAAGTAGTAATGTCGATTCTATGAACTTTATTAATAGTggtaaaaattatgatgGTATGAATCgtttcataaaaaaaaaaattgcTTATGACAACAACATgagtaataataataataataataataatagtaattattatgatacTTTTGgaagtaataatatatacaataataatacatcAAATACATtcaataataacaacaataataataataatagtaataataccgtatgtaaaaatatttctttgtTATGTTTTTCTGCAACAGCTAGCTTGTGTGGAAtaataaaggaaaaaataaattccATAATAGTAACTTCTGGAACACTATCTCCTATTGAACCATTCTCAAAACAACTTAGTGggaattatttttcttttaaacatatattagAAAATGATCATGTTATAAAATCTCATCAATTATTTGTAGGATGCATGACgcattataataatcaaatattattatccacatatgaaaatagagcaaatgaaaattatataagaTCTTTAGGAAACTGTATTTTTGATATTATTGTTTGTATTCCTTATGGGGtcttaatatttttttcatcctACAGCTCAATGACGGAAACGGTGAACTCCTGgaaaaagatgaaaatatatgataaaataaatacatataaaacCATATTTGTAGAACCTAACAAAGCTACCgatttaaaagatatattgGATCAATATGAAAttcttattaaaaaaaaaaggaaaggTGCTATTCTTATGGGTGTGTGTCGAGGTAAAATATCTGAAGGTATTGATTTTAAAGATGATTGTTGTCGTGCAGTTATAATTTGTGGTTTACCATATGGTAATGTATATGATagtaaaataatttttaaaaaagaatttctagataattttaaatataaaaaaactGATGAAGGTCCGAATTCTTCAAATATAACATCGAATATATCTAAAGGTAATAAATGGTATAATGAAGAAGCTATGAGATCTATTAATCAATCTATTGGAAGGGTTATTAGGcataaaaatgattatggagcaatttttttcttaGATTCGCGTTTTTCTAATAATCAAAgaattaaagaaatatcTAAATGGGTTCGAACACATTTTAGAATCTATAGAGATGTTGAACAAATTCAAAGTGACATTGATAAATTCTTTGAATTGTTTAAAGGTCTAAATGATCGATTACAATTACAAAAAGATCAAAATGTAAATCAGAAATCTAATAATGCAAAGataatgaataataataatgataatatatatgatatgaataataGTAATACAATAAGTGAAGGAGGTGTTGctattaaagaaaataatgaatctatagataatacaaatagtaataataataataataataataataataataataataatagttcCACGAAATTAATAGGAAAGAATTTTCAAGATTGCTTTATTAAAagtgataaaaataaaaaaacgAATAAACATGATATGCCtcaaaataaattttcttttaatccaacaaaaaaaatgaaaaatcAACCTAAAATTTTAAGTATGatacaaaatattacaaaaggaaaaaatccagaaaaaaaaagtatatatatagataataataataaaaatgaaaatgatatagaaaatcaaaataatcatactataaacaataataataataataataatacattgAACAACAAAGAAGAATcaaatgttaataataaatatagtAGCTTAAAATTAGACAATGctaaaatattaatagcATCGTTCAGAGAAATATTAtcaaaagatatatatgataaattttTTGAACTAATTAAAgaaaccaaaaaaaaaagtaatgaaaagaaatatgaaatattaattaataatatattagaaTTAATTACTCAAAATTTTATAAGAGcaaataatgaaaaaaaaaaaaatataaatatgccagtggaaaaacaaaaacatattctttttaatgATATTATGAATGCTCAAGAATTAATAGATATATGGAAACTACTTATcaaattaattaataatttctttcCAGTTCaggaaaaagaaaaatgcTTTTTTATCCTACAGAAAAGATTTAAAGAAAGTACAACGGATTTTGATGAACTCGAAAAATATGTGTACAATTATAGGTTAGAAAAAATtgaaattatttaa